In Syntrophomonadaceae bacterium, a genomic segment contains:
- a CDS encoding ABC transporter ATP-binding protein, producing the protein MGLIIKATNIVKRYGELLALDHLNLELKEGEILGLLGPNGSGKTTAINCILSLLGYEKGEISIFGKPMSPEAYDLKKEIGVVMQNVAVFNELTVVENIDYFCGLYVKDALKRKQLVYEAIDFVGLNEFKKFYPKKLSGGLLRRLNVACGIAHKPKLIILDEPTVALDPQSRNNILQGILELNRMGATVLYTSHYMEEVEQICSRIIILDKGRVIASGTKEALKDMISLGEKITVEVFGLSDGQLSALKSLPNIVSVVFTEKTLVVKSLKGKNNLENILALLKKQNISFGKIYSELPTLNDVFLEITGKELRD; encoded by the coding sequence ATGGGATTGATAATTAAGGCAACGAACATTGTCAAACGCTACGGCGAACTTTTGGCGCTCGATCATCTGAACCTTGAGCTGAAAGAAGGCGAGATTCTGGGGCTTTTAGGGCCAAACGGCTCGGGTAAGACTACTGCCATCAACTGTATCCTGTCACTTCTGGGTTACGAAAAAGGCGAAATCAGCATCTTCGGCAAACCCATGAGCCCGGAAGCCTACGATCTGAAAAAGGAGATCGGTGTTGTCATGCAAAACGTTGCTGTTTTCAATGAGCTCACCGTGGTTGAAAACATCGACTATTTCTGCGGGCTGTACGTCAAAGATGCGCTAAAACGAAAGCAATTGGTCTATGAAGCGATTGATTTTGTAGGCTTAAACGAGTTCAAAAAGTTCTACCCCAAAAAACTTAGCGGTGGCCTGTTAAGGAGGCTAAACGTGGCCTGCGGCATTGCCCACAAGCCAAAACTGATCATCCTGGATGAGCCGACCGTGGCCCTCGATCCGCAAAGCAGAAACAATATCCTTCAAGGTATTCTGGAACTCAACCGCATGGGTGCAACCGTGCTTTACACCTCCCACTACATGGAAGAAGTGGAACAGATCTGCTCCAGGATCATCATCCTGGATAAAGGCCGCGTGATCGCTTCGGGAACCAAAGAAGCCTTAAAAGACATGATCAGCCTTGGCGAGAAAATAACGGTTGAGGTCTTCGGCTTAAGCGACGGGCAACTGAGCGCCTTAAAAAGCCTGCCGAACATCGTTTCAGTGGTTTTCACCGAAAAAACGCTTGTTGTAAAGTCGCTCAAAGGTAAAAACAACCTCGAGAATATATTGGCCTTGTTGAAAAAACAGAATATAAGCTTCGGGAAAATATATTCGGAGCTCCCAACTCTAAACGATGTCTTCCTGGAGATCACGGGGAAAGAACTCAGGGATTAG
- a CDS encoding ABC transporter permease → MFFHIFKYRLKIILHDKSTMFWTMIFPILLASFLYMSLGRLGAQETFQTIDTAVVDSGGDEAFLSLVQSLSEGEERLFNLHLTTKEEALALLSAGKVQGIIETGEKMTLTINESGIEQSILKTFVDNYAQTVSAVNRIAAQKPESLKMLPIFLAGDTVFLEDRPISRAEPDNLLIVFFSLLAMTCLFGGFLGMTEINAIQANLSGQAARMNFAPIHKLKLLLSGLAAALVVQFAKVLLFVAYLAFVLGIDFGTRTGLVLVTLLLCTLLGISFGAFITSLVKGGEGLKTGILLAVSIAGAHLSGMSYAALKYIIETAAPPLAFINPASLMTDAFYALYYFDTYGRFIESVAGMVIFTVVFAGATYFVIRRRKYVCL, encoded by the coding sequence ATGTTTTTTCATATCTTCAAATACAGGCTGAAGATTATACTGCATGACAAGTCCACCATGTTTTGGACGATGATTTTTCCCATATTGCTGGCAAGCTTCTTATATATGTCCCTTGGACGGTTAGGCGCCCAAGAAACCTTCCAAACAATAGACACAGCTGTTGTTGACAGCGGGGGGGACGAGGCGTTTCTTTCCCTGGTTCAGTCGCTTTCAGAAGGAGAAGAGAGGCTCTTCAACCTCCACTTAACCACCAAAGAAGAGGCTTTGGCGCTTTTGTCGGCGGGGAAGGTGCAGGGCATTATCGAAACGGGAGAAAAAATGACGCTGACCATCAATGAGTCGGGTATAGAACAGAGTATCCTCAAAACCTTTGTCGATAACTATGCCCAGACCGTGTCCGCCGTTAACCGGATCGCAGCGCAAAAGCCGGAGTCGCTTAAGATGCTCCCAATTTTTTTGGCTGGAGATACGGTATTTCTCGAAGATCGGCCGATCAGCCGCGCTGAACCTGACAACCTGCTCATTGTCTTCTTTTCTCTGCTGGCCATGACTTGCCTTTTCGGCGGATTTCTCGGCATGACCGAGATCAATGCCATCCAGGCCAACCTATCCGGCCAGGCCGCCAGGATGAACTTTGCCCCCATCCACAAGTTGAAGTTGCTACTGTCCGGTCTGGCTGCCGCCCTTGTCGTCCAATTTGCCAAGGTATTGCTTTTTGTTGCCTATCTGGCTTTTGTTTTAGGCATCGATTTTGGGACGAGAACAGGATTGGTTTTGGTAACGCTCCTTTTGTGCACACTGCTTGGCATTTCCTTCGGCGCCTTTATCACCTCTTTGGTGAAAGGCGGGGAAGGACTTAAAACCGGCATCCTTTTAGCAGTTAGTATTGCAGGGGCCCACCTTTCCGGCATGAGTTATGCCGCGCTCAAGTACATCATCGAAACTGCGGCGCCCCCGCTGGCCTTCATCAACCCGGCAAGTTTGATGACCGACGCCTTTTACGCCCTCTACTATTTTGACACCTACGGCAGATTCATTGAGAGCGTCGCCGGGATGGTCATATTTACGGTGGTCTTTGCCGGCGCGACCTACTTCGTCATCAGGAGGAGAAAATATGTCTGTCTTTAA
- a CDS encoding ABC transporter permease yields MGNLVKNEIIKFIFTRKLYAFLIILSLFQLLPVVGSLMFKINIFNGQTYPLNFLGLVTSWIMPIFMIILCADMVTEEYLNGTLALSLAHPVSRTSLMTAKAISLLVIMTFLLLSTLLIAYVIGTLFFGWGNSFMIQGTTFSTFNGILLNIGLYGISALPLIAFGMVVMFISLQFNSGSVVTGVSIGLMLILTLGAEMVPRLQPFIITTYFNTFSYSLLFFRDLPNILMGVKMIVLYGIGFYLASILVFKKRDLVC; encoded by the coding sequence ATGGGAAATTTAGTTAAAAATGAAATCATTAAATTTATATTTACCCGGAAATTATATGCCTTTCTTATTATCCTCAGCCTTTTTCAGCTACTTCCGGTAGTCGGCTCATTAATGTTTAAGATCAATATCTTCAATGGCCAGACTTATCCTCTTAACTTTTTAGGCCTGGTTACCTCATGGATCATGCCAATATTTATGATAATTTTATGTGCTGATATGGTCACGGAAGAGTATCTTAATGGCACCTTGGCACTATCCCTTGCACATCCGGTATCCCGTACCAGTCTAATGACAGCCAAGGCAATTTCCTTGTTGGTGATTATGACCTTCTTGCTGTTAAGCACATTGCTGATCGCCTATGTAATTGGAACCCTTTTTTTTGGGTGGGGGAATAGTTTTATGATCCAAGGAACCACCTTCTCAACTTTTAACGGAATCTTATTAAATATAGGTCTTTATGGGATTTCAGCCCTGCCTCTCATAGCTTTTGGCATGGTAGTAATGTTTATTTCCCTGCAATTTAATAGCGGCAGTGTGGTCACGGGCGTTTCCATTGGGTTAATGTTAATTTTAACCCTTGGAGCCGAAATGGTCCCGAGGCTACAACCTTTCATCATTACAACTTATTTCAATACTTTTTCTTATTCCCTGCTCTTTTTTCGAGATCTACCAAATATTCTAATGGGTGTGAAAATGATTGTCCTGTACGGGATTGGCTTTTATTTGGCCAGTATTTTAGTTTTTAAGAAGCGGGATCTAGTTTGCTAA
- a CDS encoding tryptophanase → MSETDWPNAEPFKIKVIEPIKLLSRAEREEALERAGLNTFQLSSTEVFIDLLTDSGTGAMSDSQWAGIMLGDESYAGSRNYFNLEKAVQDIFSCPYFLPTHQGRGAENVLFPLLISKEQYVPGNMHFDTTQAHIQLAGGIGANLVIEKTFDLGLAHPFKGNIDTERLEDFIKSKGPSQIAFILMTITCNSVGGQPVSMANMKEVNGIARKYGLPLFIDAARFAENAYFIKRREQGYADKTIKEITREFFALADGFTMSAKKDGLVNIGGLIGIREDLELLQKAKERLVPLEGFVTYGGMAGRDMEALARGLYEVIDEDYLEQRISQVAYLGKQILELGVNIQQPVGGHAVFVDGKSFLPHIPQEQFPSHALCVELYREGGIRAVEIGTIMAGRDPLTGKNVKPKLDLLRLAIPRRTYTDNHLSFVAEAFRRLQTRKDIIKGLAFAYEPKILRHFTARFTWV, encoded by the coding sequence GTGTCCGAAACTGATTGGCCCAATGCAGAACCATTCAAAATAAAAGTTATTGAGCCGATAAAACTATTGTCAAGGGCGGAAAGGGAAGAGGCCCTGGAAAGAGCCGGATTAAATACCTTCCAGCTTTCCAGCACGGAAGTATTCATCGATTTGCTAACCGACAGCGGCACCGGGGCCATGAGTGACAGCCAGTGGGCCGGTATCATGCTGGGGGATGAATCATATGCTGGAAGCAGGAATTATTTTAACCTGGAAAAGGCAGTCCAGGATATTTTTTCTTGCCCCTATTTTCTGCCAACTCACCAGGGCAGGGGGGCAGAGAATGTTCTTTTTCCATTACTTATAAGCAAGGAACAGTATGTTCCGGGAAATATGCATTTTGATACAACGCAAGCCCATATTCAATTGGCCGGAGGGATAGGAGCCAACCTGGTTATAGAAAAAACCTTTGATCTCGGTTTGGCGCACCCCTTTAAGGGAAACATTGATACCGAAAGGCTGGAAGACTTTATTAAAAGCAAAGGTCCCTCACAAATAGCCTTTATACTCATGACCATTACCTGTAACAGCGTTGGGGGACAACCCGTTTCTATGGCCAATATGAAGGAAGTCAACGGTATCGCCAGGAAGTACGGTCTGCCTTTATTTATTGATGCGGCCCGCTTTGCGGAAAACGCCTATTTTATTAAACGGCGTGAACAAGGGTATGCCGATAAGACAATCAAAGAAATTACCAGGGAGTTTTTTGCCCTGGCAGACGGTTTCACCATGAGTGCCAAGAAAGATGGCCTTGTTAACATCGGCGGGCTCATCGGCATCAGAGAAGACCTTGAATTACTGCAAAAAGCTAAAGAAAGACTGGTTCCCCTGGAGGGTTTTGTTACTTACGGCGGGATGGCGGGCCGGGATATGGAAGCGCTGGCCCGGGGTTTATACGAAGTTATTGATGAGGATTACCTTGAACAGCGAATAAGCCAGGTGGCATATCTGGGCAAACAAATACTGGAATTAGGTGTTAATATACAGCAACCAGTGGGCGGTCATGCAGTTTTTGTAGATGGAAAAAGTTTTTTACCCCATATTCCGCAGGAACAGTTTCCCTCCCACGCATTGTGCGTGGAACTTTACCGGGAAGGGGGCATCCGGGCGGTGGAAATAGGCACGATAATGGCGGGGCGGGATCCCCTGACCGGGAAGAATGTTAAACCAAAGCTGGATCTGCTGCGCTTGGCCATTCCGCGGCGGACCTATACCGACAACCATTTATCCTTTGTCGCTGAAGCATTTCGCCGCCTGCAGACAAGAAAGGATATCATTAAAGGTCTGGCATTTGCATATGAACCGAAGATTCTCAGGCACTTTACAGCCAGGTTTACCTGGGTATAA
- a CDS encoding type II toxin-antitoxin system Phd/YefM family antitoxin, with translation MNMINVTEIRRNIREVLSEVVKTKKPAIILQRSKPVAYLVDAESFESMQRNKETESDVLIRSRKEGLDRILQLRAKVVIKSGVHSDSTPLIRELREGLGRHE, from the coding sequence ATGAACATGATAAATGTGACAGAAATAAGAAGAAACATCCGTGAGGTCCTTTCGGAGGTCGTAAAAACAAAAAAACCAGCTATAATCCTCCAGCGCTCCAAGCCGGTAGCATACTTGGTTGATGCAGAGTCGTTTGAAAGTATGCAAAGAAATAAAGAGACGGAATCCGATGTCCTAATTAGAAGCAGGAAAGAAGGCCTGGACAGGATACTTCAATTGAGGGCTAAGGTTGTCATAAAGAGCGGCGTTCATAGTGATTCTACTCCTTTAATCCGTGAGTTGCGCGAAGGATTGGGTCGCCATGAGTAG
- a CDS encoding ABC transporter permease, with the protein MSVFKVCLKILQKNLPAIMLYFIIFVGLSIMLTVLLRPAETGEFGRTKVDIAFFAAEETPLVSGLREALAAQVNFVPMEEETEKQQEALFYRKIQYILRVPDGFTESFLRGEQALLQKTSVPDAASAVYLDLRIDRYLEILRLYVKARPELELSQQVAFALDDLAIDSEVVIAAPETESGVWVRLRYYFNYLAFTILFVIILAVSSIFLTFNGLDIKRRNLCSPIGARAISLQCYLACAAFALASWFLLVLLSLIFGYREIASPATWFYILNALVFTLCASGLAFFIGNLTRNGEVVNAVANIVALGSSFIGGVFVPQELLGGNVLRIASFTPTYWYVRANGDIAALTNFNLQTLSGFFAALAVQIGFAMAFVIVALVIGKRRQTAA; encoded by the coding sequence ATGTCTGTCTTTAAAGTGTGCCTGAAAATACTCCAAAAAAATCTCCCGGCAATTATGCTTTATTTTATCATTTTTGTCGGCTTGTCGATTATGCTAACTGTTCTATTGAGGCCGGCGGAAACCGGCGAGTTCGGCCGGACTAAAGTAGATATCGCTTTTTTCGCCGCTGAAGAAACCCCCCTCGTATCCGGACTGCGGGAGGCGCTCGCTGCTCAGGTCAATTTCGTGCCCATGGAGGAAGAAACCGAAAAGCAGCAGGAGGCCTTATTTTACCGGAAAATCCAATACATTCTGCGGGTTCCCGACGGCTTTACGGAGTCATTTTTGCGGGGAGAGCAGGCGCTTTTGCAGAAAACAAGCGTTCCGGATGCGGCAAGCGCGGTCTACCTCGATCTGAGAATTGACCGCTATTTGGAAATCCTGCGCCTTTACGTAAAAGCCCGGCCGGAACTTGAGCTTAGTCAACAAGTCGCCTTTGCCCTAGATGACCTGGCTATAGATTCGGAAGTGGTGATCGCCGCGCCGGAAACAGAATCGGGAGTTTGGGTACGCCTCCGGTATTATTTCAATTATCTTGCCTTCACTATTTTATTTGTAATCATCCTCGCCGTATCTTCGATCTTCCTCACCTTCAACGGTTTGGACATTAAGCGGCGCAACCTCTGCTCACCCATCGGCGCGCGCGCCATCAGCCTGCAATGCTATCTTGCCTGTGCAGCGTTTGCTCTGGCAAGTTGGTTTTTATTGGTTTTGCTCAGTCTTATTTTTGGTTACAGAGAGATAGCCAGTCCGGCTACCTGGTTTTATATTTTGAATGCCCTGGTGTTCACCCTTTGCGCTTCGGGCCTGGCATTTTTTATCGGCAATCTTACTAGAAACGGGGAAGTTGTAAACGCTGTCGCCAACATCGTTGCTTTGGGCTCGAGCTTTATCGGGGGTGTTTTTGTGCCTCAGGAATTATTGGGGGGAAATGTCCTGAGGATTGCCAGCTTCACGCCGACCTACTGGTATGTGCGAGCAAACGGAGACATCGCCGCGCTGACAAATTTCAATCTGCAGACCCTCTCCGGCTTTTTTGCAGCCCTGGCGGTGCAAATCGGTTTCGCTATGGCTTTCGTGATCGTAGCACTGGTGATCGGAAAACGCAGGCAAACGGCTGCCTGA